Proteins co-encoded in one Cydia strobilella chromosome 14, ilCydStro3.1, whole genome shotgun sequence genomic window:
- the LOC134747369 gene encoding MIT domain-containing protein 1-like — MSTPSTFSAAKKILIRGVELDTKKRYTEALICYQEGLQILVDKMKEEVDDKERAYLRDKVEEYMKRAETIKKLVLQQKEAGKFHEQVRIEDNSTGHSYKSLFGRFLDDDVEFVVVEDPYIRAFHQCQNFLRLCELLVRSCSNLRHIQLVTSQDPKSEQSKREQASWLQSLTEDLLKYKIRFTVQYSETLHDRQITLSSGWIIKIGRGLDFFKPPENKFCLGVYDMDLRKCHETTVDIVHSKNVKQSYG, encoded by the exons ATGAGTACACCAAGTACCTTTAGTGcagcaaaaaaaattttgattCGAGGAGTAGAATTGGATACCAAGAAACGATATACAGAGGCACTAATATGCTATCAAGAGGGCTTGCAAATTTTAGTGGACAAAATGAAAG AAGAGGTAGATGACAAAGAGAGAGCATATCTCAGAGATAAGGTAGAGGAGTATATGAAGAGGGCGGAGACCATTAAAAAGCTGGTGTTACAGCAAAAAGAAGCTGGCAAGTTCCATGAGCAGGTGCGAATAGAGGACAACTCCACAGGTCACAGCTACAAGTCCTTGTTTGGGAGGTTTCTGGATGATGATGTGGAGTTTGTTGTGGTTGAAGACCCTTATATTAGAGCTTTCCATCAG TGTCAAAATTTCCTCCGCTTGTGTGAGCTGCTGGTGCGCTCATGTAGCAACCTCAGGCACATCCAGCTAGTGACGTCACAGGACCCTAAGTCTGAGCAGTCAAAGAGAGAGCAGGCGTCTTGGCTGCAGAGCCTTACGGAAGATCTGCTCAAATACAAAATTAGGTTCACAGTGCAGTATTCTGAGACACTGCATGATAGACAAATTAC ATTAAGTTCAGGCTGGATAATCAAGATTGGGCGAGGGTTGGACTTCTTCAAACCACCTGAGAACAAGTTCTGTCTCGGTGTGTATGACATGGATCTAAGGAAATGTCACGAGACCACAGTGGACATAGTACATTCGAAAAATGTAAAGCAGTCTTATGGATGA